The following DNA comes from Poecilia reticulata strain Guanapo linkage group LG16, Guppy_female_1.0+MT, whole genome shotgun sequence.
TTCTGCAGTAGTTGTGAGATTGCGttctacttaaaaataaaataatgttcaggatattttttttattttgagagtaACTGACAGCTATAAAATTACTTCAGCAAACACCAATGCCGACTCCTCTGCGCATTGctttgatataaatattttagcccattaacatgttttcttttgtagttCCTAAATCAGATACATTTATTGTTAAACCCAAAATGCCTTGCTTTCCCCTTTTCCTGCCTTGTAAATACCTGGATAGATTTATGTTCCCTGTATAAAGATGATATTTATGATTCCCAAAATGGGAGGATCTAGTTAATGTGTAATGACACAGCAGCCTGCAGCAGAGAGATCCATCCTGCATGGGAGCTGGACAAACACAGACAAAGAGTGGAATTGGGTAAATAAGTTTCTTTACGCCAAACGTGAGCATTCAGGGAACACTGATACTTAAAACTGTTGGGAATcccaaaatgtgttaaataaactcTGCAGATACCAAATTATATGATACTCCTCACTTTTCTACATATGTTTGCCAAATTCAGCAACTCTCTGCCTTTTCAGCTTTGTTTCGTCTGGATTCAAATAGGAGTCCAAACGTTGATAATTATTTCATTAGTTCATTGAACAGtttattaaaagcaataaacagTTAACATCATTTTAACAAGGAACAAAACTTTTTGTCCCCTTGCATGTGTTGCTTTTCTATCCATTCAGGGTTACCTTGATGGTGCTGAGGTCCATGGGACACTTGATGATGTCATGGTAGTCGTGAAGCCCCAGAGCAGTCGTGTCTACAGGCGTGTAGAAGGGCCAAGCGTACGCCGCGTGCTTCTTTGACAGCATCTCTTTGAGCAGCCCACTGCAGTACCTCAGCTGGGGACTCAGCTTGCCTTTCTTGGAGAGCTGAGGCTGGACAGAGTCAGGCAGGTCCTTCTTAGGCGGTTTGATGGGACGGCCGCTGCCCACCCTTCGGCCCGTCCCGGCCATCATCGGCTGCAGGAGAACGGGACCTCCGGAGCTCCTAACCAGGCCCATGCCAGGTGGGGTCTCCAGGCTCATGCTGCCCATGGAGGAGATGGTGTGCATGGAGGTGTCATGGACTTGACCCCCATGACCTCCTTTCCCCAAGCCCACCATGTGTGTTGATCCCGACATGCCAACAGTAAAACCCAAGGTGGAGGGAGTTGTAGTGTCCGCTTTACGCTTCACAccttttttctgcacaaaagaGAACCgcaattttgtttatttctcttataAGCAAAAGCAATCATTCTAAACTTAGTAAAACCTACAAATCACCTcttatcaaatacatttaagGCACTGCAATCGAAAAACACATCAAGTATTTATACACACCTTAGTGGTAGGCTGCGTAGGAGGCAGGCCCATGATGTTCGCTGGAGGCAGACTCTTGGTTAGAACAGTCTGAGGAGAGCTGGCCAGCATGGAGTCACCAGTATCAGAGGAGGACGGTGAGTAGGCGGACTGGGACACCGCTGGCACCTGCTGAGCCCGAGATGCTGCACACGGAGCAGAGTGTAACACATGAGGAAAAGATACTACTGCTAGCaacaaataaagattaaaaaaagataccATACATCAACTGTTATGCTCtcttacacatttttttaattaattaaattattaattctcatcaaaaaaaagtaggaaatgtttcaaaattaatctggtttaaTCACATTATAAGAAAATAGCTGATAACACAAACTTAGCTGAGATTGAAAAGCTTCATGAGCACAGTCTTcagaaaatgttacataaattaAGATGGCACATTTTCAATGCTCTTAATCAGACAATATTTTCCTCACGGTTAGACTTGCGgcctcttcctctgctgttcTTGCTccgaggagcaggaggaggcagCTCAACTTCCTCTTGGGGCATCTGAGCTACCTTCTGGAGGAAGATCTTCTCCAAGGACTGGGCCATCAGCACAATGTCATCAGTAGGCTAAACAGGGAAAACATTAGACTTTACAAATATTGGTATTCTGCTACAAATGTACATTATATTGTCATTTGAGAATGTCACACTGGCTTTTAGTGTAGAATGAGAATTAGTTACAGCTGAAAAGAATTagttgaaataatcaactatgcaaaatattgttgatatgtatttttgtacagGCACCCGCAGCATGTCAGAGAGGATTTAGGTGGGATTCATAACTGTAGTttctcattttgctttttttttttttaaattacaatttttttagtGCGAGTCTGTGCTACAAATGTGTAATTTGGCaggtaaaatttttttttagcttgttatttaaattctttttttttaaaataagaaaacacacactAAATCAGTTTTAGTAGCAGCAATACAGTGGAACACTGTCAAGTGTACAGAAGATGGACGGAAGGACGGGTGGACCTTAGGTGATCCACAGACTCACTGAATACCAGTAATAATTAAACAGATCTCCACATGTGAGCAGagtaattcataaaaaataccTTGAATAAATTCCACATTCCAGACTCAAAGATAAACATTAGTGGATGGCCGTGGCAGTCATTTCTGCTTATTTGAACTCTTGGTTTAGAATAGCATTTCCTCAAGCATTTCtaattttcttctcatttcaaTGAAAACCTGTCAACGGTTAACTGGTCAATACATCAACTTGtgtattttctgagaaaatgtttaagcaGTTTGATGTTCCCAGCTCATCACATCTGAAGTTGTTTTCTAGGTCACCAACATCTCTTATGCTGTTAGAGATTTAAAAACTGGCTCAGAGTGCAATTCTGCCCCCAGACAGGTTTATTGCAAAGCTGCagaaacgtctttttttttttgRGGGGGGGGGGGgtccattttaatgttttcttcctgAGTAAGTTCTTAACCTACCTTGTTGTAGATGTAGCAGTTAGTAAACATTGTGTTGAAGTCCTGAATGCACTCTCCGGCACTTTGGTAAAAGTTGTTTTCCAAACGCTTCTTTATTGTCCCCATGTCCATTGGTTGTTTGATGATTTTATAATAATCCTGGAAAAGGTGAAACAATGCAGTACTTCATTTGTTTTGGAATTTTAACGTTTACAAGAATGTGAAAGACTGTGATAAAGTATTCATTTTCCAGTCAAGTAAATAAGTGAGGAAGTTTACCCAAAAACGatgcatttttacaaatattttaacaatgacGTTTGAGTTGATTTAATGCAACGAGCAGCAAAACCCATCATGTAAAAGGTGAGACCTACTGGCAGGTTTAGTCTGTAAGCATCCACAGGCTCATGGAACGGCCAGGCAAAGTGGTGCCTCCACAAACACTTGATGAGGGTTTTCTGGAGGTACTGCAGCTGGTTGGTCATGCGGCCTGGTCGGCTGGGGTCCTTCACCGGGGGCTGCGGAGGGGCAGGGGTGGCCTGGGTCATTGTGTGTGGCAAGGAGGGGCTTTCAAAGTCCTCGTACAGCAGGGAGGGCTTGCGAATGCGTTTTCCCGAGCTGCAGTGCTGATCCAACATGCCACTGGACAACCCAACCAGAGAGCTGAGGTCAGAAAGAAAcatgtgaggggaaaaaaaaaaaaaaaaaaagagtttgaattACAGGAAGTCAACATATATGTGACAAAGACATCAAAGGCAAATAATCTGCATTTATACACTTGACCCACTCATTTCAATTAGCcacatgaaaagaaaagctgtcCTCCCATTCGCATAACTTGTCCAGGGAATTGGAATTCCTTCAACACTGCTACTTTTACCACTTTCATGAGAACCAGCGCTGCATGGAGCCAACAGCAAACACACTTTCATCGATCATGTGATAAGGCTGGCAGGTAAGGCTCCAAATCTTATctgtacattaaataaatgataacattCAGGAAACAGTTATTTTAACAGAGTAGTCTTAATTTTGTTATCAGTTTAATTTAGAGCTCAAGAAACTCTAGTTAGTTCTCAAATTCTATTTATACTTGATTTGCAATAGTAGCAGTCACACTgtttacatttgatttattatcattttaaataaactgcaaagcTAACTGAAACAGCTGCAAtgactaaacaaaacagaagtgaAGTAGCAGCAGTCAATTTTACTCAGcaatataatacatttttttttaacaaagcttGTATTGTTACTGCTGCTTATGCTATTGAACCATTCTAAGCATGCTGTGGTTTTATTCTACaatgttttaatcaaagcatatattatgttttaattaattacatagcTTTTGCAAGAACATTAATAACTCAAAGTATAAAGTATGTAAATCAGGAAcccaagctttaaaaaaaattttagcaacaaaaatgtaaaatgaacaaaatatgtttttgttatatTATAGCACTAAAaaggaaacggataaaaaaaaacaacattgtctcagtgaaaacataaatcagtgTTGCACACCACCTCAGCCCATGTCTTTAAAGATCACTGATAATTAACTATTGGACAGTTGACATGACCAGGTTGTAGGTTTTTAAGTCTTAATTGTGTTAATAAAAAGTGAGACCATGCCAGTGTCCTTTACATGCCACAACATCCATCACAACCATATTCTACAGAGACCATAAAACTACCCAAACCACAGAGTTCAGCCAGTCAATGTTGTTAGGAAAATGTCAGGTCAAACTTAATCCCAtcaggtaaaaaagaaaaataattttaaaaagtattataaATCTAAAAGGAGTATAAACACCACAATGTAAACAATCTGGActaaatatgatgtaaaaggccaaagaataaaaatgaaacttttatatatatttttttttttattttgtgtaagcTACAGTCACTTCAAGATACAAggttaaacaaatgaaaaacactgTTGCCAAGTTACAA
Coding sequences within:
- the brd2b gene encoding bromodomain-containing protein 2b isoform X2 → MEAAVNPPQDSSLVGLSSGMLDQHCSSGKRIRKPSLLYEDFESPSLPHTMTQATPAPPQPPVKDPSRPGRMTNQLQYLQKTLIKCLWRHHFAWPFHEPVDAYRLNLPDYYKIIKQPMDMGTIKKRLENNFYQSAGECIQDFNTMFTNCYIYNKPTDDIVLMAQSLEKIFLQKVAQMPQEEVELPPPAPRSKNSRGRGRKSNPSRAQQVPAVSQSAYSPSSSDTGDSMLASSPQTVLTKSLPPANIMGLPPTQPTTKKKGVKRKADTTTPSTLGFTVGMSGSTHMVGLGKGGHGGQVHDTSMHTISSMGSMSLETPPGMGLVRSSGGPVLLQPMMAGTGRRVGSGRPIKPPKKDLPDSVQPQLSKKGKLSPQLRYCSGLLKEMLSKKHAAYAWPFYTPVDTTALGLHDYHDIIKCPMDLSTIKRKMDCREYRDAQQFASDVRLMFSNCYKYNPPDHDVVAMARKLQDVFEFRFAKMPDEPPMEHTAMSVIGHPTSSSSSSSSSSSSSSSTSESEPSSDSEESESSLSSDSEEERAHRLAELQDQVCTQLRAVHEQLAALSQGPIVKPKKKKEKKEKKEKKKKKKVEKRSRAGRSRAGSEEWKMPGKMLKSKSARAGVSQAKRAQTKKSNKNNKTAKKPFYPTLAPSTLPHYDSEEEEEIVPMTYDEKRQLSLDINKLPGEKLGRVVHIIQSREPSLRDTNPEEIEIDFETLKPSTLKELERYVMTCLRKKPRKPYEVKNKGSMSKEELTLEKRRELERRLQDVSGQLNSVKKPTKPKVEKPSAVEAHAQPSRLSGSSSSSDSSSSSSSSSSSDTSDSDST
- the brd2b gene encoding bromodomain-containing protein 2b isoform X1 — encoded protein: MEAAVNPPQDSSLVGLSSGMLDQHCSSGKRIRKPSLLYEDFESPSLPHTMTQATPAPPQPPVKDPSRPGRMTNQLQYLQKTLIKCLWRHHFAWPFHEPVDAYRLNLPDYYKIIKQPMDMGTIKKRLENNFYQSAGECIQDFNTMFTNCYIYNKPTDDIVLMAQSLEKIFLQKVAQMPQEEVELPPPAPRSKNSRGRGRKSNPSRAQQVPAVSQSAYSPSSSDTGDSMLASSPQTVLTKSLPPANIMGLPPTQPTTKKKGVKRKADTTTPSTLGFTVGMSGSTHMVGLGKGGHGGQVHDTSMHTISSMGSMSLETPPGMGLVRSSGGPVLLQPMMAGTGRRVGSGRPIKPPKKDLPDSVQPQLSKKGKLSPQLRYCSGLLKEMLSKKHAAYAWPFYTPVDTTALGLHDYHDIIKCPMDLSTIKRKMDCREYRDAQQFASDVRLMFSNCYKYNPPDHDVVAMARKLQDVFEFRFAKMPDEPPMEHTAMSVIGHPTSSSSSSSSSSSSSSSTSESEPSSDSEESESSLSSDSEEERAHRLAELQDQVCTQLRAVHEQLAALSQGPIVKPKKKKEKKEKKEKKKKKKVEKRSRAGRSRAGSEEWKMPGKMLKSKSARAGVSQAKRAQTKKSNKNNKTAKKPFYPTLAPSTLPHYDSEEEEEIVPMTYDEKRQLSLDINKLPGEKLGRVVHIIQSREPSLRDTNPEEIEIDFETLKPSTLKELERYVMTCLRKKPRKPYGEQEVKNKGSMSKEELTLEKRRELERRLQDVSGQLNSVKKPTKPKVEKPSAVEAHAQPSRLSGSSSSSDSSSSSSSSSSSDTSDSDST